Proteins co-encoded in one Nicotiana sylvestris chromosome 7, ASM39365v2, whole genome shotgun sequence genomic window:
- the LOC104247380 gene encoding vacuolar protein sorting-associated protein 55 homolog, whose protein sequence is MFSSSILLQILACAIYNNWWPMLSALMYVLVPMPCLFFGGGSTQFLISRDGGGWMDAAKFLTGASAVGSIAIPIILRHADLIQTGAMFIEFVSFFIFVCTVLCFHRASLDDEW, encoded by the exons ATGTTTTCTTCCAGCATCTTGCTACAGATCCTG GCCTGTGCTATATACAACAACTGGTGGCCAATGTTATCAG CTCTTATGTATGTTTTGGTTCCCATGCCGTGCTTATTCTTTGGTGGTGGGTCCACACAGTTCCTAATAAGTCGAGATGGCGGGGG CTGGATGGATGCTGCTAAATTCTTAACAGGCGCATCAGCTGTGGGAAGCATAGCCATCCCCATTATTCTCAGGCATGCTGATCTGATCCAGACAGGAGCGATGTTCATTGAATTTGTGTCATTCTTCATATTTGTTTGCACAGTTCTATGTTTTCATCGTGCCAGTCTTGATGACGAATGGTGA